The Athalia rosae chromosome 7, iyAthRosa1.1, whole genome shotgun sequence genome window below encodes:
- the LOC105689603 gene encoding juvenile hormone acid O-methyltransferase-like has translation MDQPLSYTKVNAKQHEVTENIVSEFEEELGEISGLCLDVGCGPGDVFVECVLPKFNSRAQAVCTDISEAMIKFCREKYGDNERLSFEKLDIQTKNLPERFVGRFDYVSSFYCLHWCWDLRKAFENIYDSLCPGGTSLVTFIANLPILDTYPGLAALPLYHPYMKDCDHFIPVFQNVNQPHKKLKTMLKDIGFDVQHCSVRETSTFYRNVDSLKTFLMAVNPFTSRLPPEVRVNYENQLLTEVLKRLIKEKNKDDYKILSTYTLFVVYLKKPQ, from the exons ATGGATCAGCCACTTTCTTACACTAAGGTGAACGCCAAGCAGCACGAGGTCACCGAAAATATAGTCAGCGAATTTGAGGAGGAACTCGGTGAAATTTCAGGACTTTGTCTGGACGTTGGTTGCGGCCCCGGTGATGTCTTCGTCGAATGCGTACTCCCCAAATTCAATTCTCGTGCACAAGCTGTCT GTACCGACATCTCGGAggcgatgataaaattttgccGTGAAAAATACGGTGACAACGAACGACtgtctttcgaaaaattggatatccagacgaaaaatttaccgGAACGTTTCGTCGGACGGTTTGATTACGTTTCGTCATTCTACTGCTTACACTGGTGTTGGGATTTACG TAAAGCGTTTGAAAACATTTACGATTCACTTTGTCCCGGTGGAACGAGCCTCGTAACTTTTATAGCAAACTTACCCATACTCGATACATATCCTGGTTTGGCGGCATTGCCCCTTTACCACCCCTACATGAAG GACTGCGATCACTTCATTCCCGTATTCCAGAACGTCAACCAGCCGCacaagaaattgaaaacgatGTTGAAGGATATCGGTTTTGATGTGCAACACTGCAGTGTGAGAGAAACATCCACATTTTATCGTAACGTGGATTCGTTGAAGA CATTCCTAATGGCGGTAAACCCTTTTACCAGTCGGTTGCCACCTGAGGTCAGAGTGAATTACGAAAATCAGTTATTGACAGAAGTTTTGAAACGGCtgatcaaagagaaaaataaagacgaTTACAAGATTCTATCTACCTATACATTATTCGTGGTGTATTTGAAAAAGCCTCAATAA